A stretch of the Aythya fuligula isolate bAytFul2 chromosome 18, bAytFul2.pri, whole genome shotgun sequence genome encodes the following:
- the NOL11 gene encoding nucleolar protein 11, whose amino-acid sequence MAALCEAFTLCGLGPSGGVGQGGGVLALEPGPGPDHVLLTDRGRTATLFKVSDQKPLGCWSVKHGQIITSPVVCNFETHEYIAVHDDKVLRIWKDEDVNLDKVFKATLSADVYRIHSLPHGDPLVLFKGGGVRTLDVLLEAPQQEIENIISDEVIKWSEAFLEGQQPVVIFITEKDGDFFVYVQKLKTNSLHKYKLEQQESSNPLSFTAYIKKQIITLLCLYSNDSVYKVLIPLQQNGEEEEQILSKSLLLNLSISGSVLKGTSLVVVDKDHVAVLGSLAASGEESKECLTIWNTKFQTLQTSKELPLGTSGQLWCYGEKFFFTHGKVLTVVIYKCETSSLAAAVGKLKDSQASDISSFVNWNTLGDEELVVSFQPQQSTALKSESKMTLRSRRNSVTKVQSDTSKVGQILKNIKDTSATVTEDELRQLLLKAQMPDFQATIGCVITALINRCKTDPAFYPRNFLLQMVQKRELSYSLCPDLMAVALEKKDVHLLQICLQRFPDIPEEITYACLKVFLSISEDYLERTDVNLESVICYIDIDPKNKEVKTEVVENGFNTELEEDSCDNTVSKEMHTTDDVEFCPVGPRKAALLNAVLHSAYSETFLLPHLKDLSAQQAVLFLRYLHYLYVKCSEKINTTLPGVLCPTINQVMDWMCLLLDAHFTVMVMLPEAKGLLSNLHKFVRAQVRFYSELNKIEGTLRELQRIKHQKDSQAYSIEVLELI is encoded by the exons ATGGCGGCGCTGTGCGAGGCCTTCACGCTCTGCGGCCTGGGGCCCAGCGGCGGCGTCGGGCAGGGCGGCGGGGTCCTGGCTCTGGAgccgggccccggccccgaCCACGTCCTGCTCACCGACCGCGGCAGGACGGCCACGCTCTTTAAG gtTTCGGATCAGAAGCCACTAGGTTGTTGGTCAGTTAAACATGGGCAGATTATCACAAGTCCAGTCGTATGCAACTTTGAAACTCATGAATATATAGCTGTTCATGATGACAAG GTTTTAAGGATATGGAAGGATGAAGATGTTAACTTGGACAAAGTATTTAAAGCAACT cTTTCAGCTGATGTGTACAGAATACATTCACTGCCCCATGGGGATCCACTGGTATTATTCAAAGGAGGTGGTGTTCGAACTTTAGATGTTCTTCTGGAAGCCCCACAAcaagaaattgaaaacattaTCTCAGATGAAGTTATCAA GTGGAGTGAAGCTTTCTTGGAAGGTCAGCAACCTGTCGTAATCTTCATTACTGAGAAG GATGGGGATTTTTTTGTCTATGTACAGAAACTTAAGACGAACAGTCTACACAAATACAAGCTTGAACAACAGGAGTCATCTAATCCACTGAGTTTCACGgcatatataaaaaagcaaattatcacacttctgtgtttgt ATTCCAATGACTCTGTATATAAGGTTCTGATACCTCTGCAGCAAAATGGTGAAGAGGAAGAGCAAATTCTGTCCAAGTCGCTACTACTAAACCTTTCAATATCTGGAAGTGTTCTAAAAGGAACTTCTTTGGTTGTTGTTGATAAAGACCATGTTGCAGTATTAGGAAGTCTAGCAGCATCTGGTGAAGAATCCAAAG AATGCCTAACAATATGGAATACAAAATTTCAGACGTTACAAACTTCAAAGGAACTGCCCCTGGGAACCAGTGGACAA TTGTGGTGTTATGGggaaaaatttttttttactcatggAAAAGTGCTAACAGTAGTTATATACAAGTGTGAAACTTCATCcttggcagctgctgtgggaaAGCTCAAGGACAGTCAAGCTTCTG atatttcttcatttgtaaaCTGGAATACCCTTGGAGATGAAGAGCTTGTGGTTTCCTTTCAGCCACAACAGTCTACAGCTCTAAAATCTGAATCCAAAATGACT TTAAGATCAAGAAGGAACAGTGTTACTAAAGTACAGTCAGATACCTCTAAAGTTGGGcagatcttaaaaaatataaaa gaTACTTCTGCAACTGTAACTGAAGATGAATTAAGACAATTGCTGTTGAAAGCACAGATGCCAGATTTCCAAGCCACCATTGGATGTGTAATAACTGCTCTTATAAACAGGTGTAAAACAGATCCAGCGTTCTACCCTCGAAACTTCCTGTTACAGATGGTCCAAAAACGAGAGCTGTCTTACAG TTTGTGTCCAGACTTGATGGCTGttgctttggagaaaaaagaTGTACATCTCTTACAAATCTGCTTGCAAAGGTTCCCAGATATTCCTGAAGAAATTACTTATGCTTGCTTGAAAGTATTCTTAAG CATTAGTGAGGACTATCTTGAAAGAACCGATGTGAATCTGGAATCTGTAATCTGTTACATTGATATTGACCCCAAGAATAAAGAAGTTAAGACTGAAGTTGTAGAAAATGGTTTCAATACTGAGCTGGAAGAAGACAGTTGTGATAATACAGTCTCAAAGGAAATGCATACGACAGATGATGTTGAATTCTGCCCTGTTGGACCACGAAAGGCAGCATTATT AAATGCTGTTCTCCATTCAGCGTACAGTGAAACGTTTCTCTTGCCTCATCTGAAAGACCTTTCAGCTCAGCAAGCTGTT ctGTTTCTCAGGTACTTACACTACCTGTATGTGAAATGCAGTGAGAAAATTAATACCACTCTTCCTGGAGTGCTCTGCCCAACTATAAATCAG GTTATGGATTGGATGTGCCTGTTACTTGATGCTCACTTCACAGTTATGGTGATGCTACCAGAAGCAAAAGGATTGCTTTCAAACCTGCATAAGTTTGTGAGAGCCCAA gtacGATTCTACTCTGAACTTAATAAAATTGAAGGAACTTTGCGAGAACTACAGAGAATTAAACACCAGAAAGACTCTCAGGCATATTCTATTGAAGTGCTGGAACTTATTTGA